Proteins co-encoded in one Arachis hypogaea cultivar Tifrunner chromosome 13, arahy.Tifrunner.gnm2.J5K5, whole genome shotgun sequence genomic window:
- the LOC112738126 gene encoding uncharacterized protein produces the protein METGQSNNGNERCIISKGSSWFSQFRNASNPWMARYVYALFFLVANLLAWAARDYGRGALTEMERLKGCNGGKDCLGAEGVLRVSLGCFIFYIIMFLSTAGTSKLNVTRDTWHSGWWSVKIVLWIAMTVIPFLLPSEFIQIYGEVAHFGAGVFLLIQLVSIIRFITWLNECCESEKYAARCQIHVMFFATTAYVICLVGIILMYIWYAPKPSCLLNIFFITWSLVLLQLMTSVSLHPKVNAGILTPGLMGLYVVFLCWCAIRSEPTGENCIRKSDSATKTDWLSIISFVVAILAIVIATFSTGIDSKCFQFRKDDTPAEDDVPYGYGFFHFVFATGAMYFAMLLIGWNSHHSMRKWTIDVGWTSTWVRIINEWLAVCVYLWILVAPILWKNRHAGST, from the exons ATGGAAACTGGGCAAAGCAACAATGGTAACGAGAGGTGTATCATATCCAAGGGTTCTTCATGGTTCAGCCAGTTCCGAAATGCATCCAATCCTTGGATGGCAAGATATGTTTATGCCTTGTTCTTTCTAGTGGCCAATCTGTTGGCCTGGGCTGCCCGTGATTATGGTCGTGGTGCTCTAACAGAAATGGAAA GATTAAAAGGTTGCAATGGTGGAAAAGACTGTTTGGGTGCTGAAGGAGTTCTACGTGTGAGTTTGGGTTGCTTT atattttacataatcatgtTTTTGTCAACTGCTGGCACTTCTAAACTGAACGTAACTAGAGATACATGGCACTCTGGATGGTGGTCTGTCAAGATTGTTCTCTGGATCGCCATGACTGTCATCCCATTTTTACTCCCTTCTGAATTTATTCAGATTTACG GGGAGGTTGCCCATTTCGGTGCCGG GGTTTTTctcctaattcaattagtaagcaTAATCCGGTTCATTACATGGCTCAATGAATGCTGTGAATCTGAAAAGTACGCAGCAAGATG CCAAATCCATGTGATGTTCTTTGCAACGACCGCATATGTTATATGTTTGGTGGGAATCATTTTGATGTACATTTGGTATGCACCGAAGCCATCTTGTCtccttaatatttttttcattacaTGGTCACTGGTACTTCTCCAGCTCATGACAAGCGTGTCTCTGCACCCAAAA GTGAATGCCGGCATTCTAACTCCTGGGCTGATGGGGCTTTATGTTGTCTTCCTTTGCTGGTGTGCTATTAGAAG TGAACCAACTGGGGAAAACTGCATCAGGAAGTCGGACTCTGCCACCAAAACAGACTGGCTTAGCATCATT AGCTTTGTTGTGGCAATACTGGCAATCGTTATTGCAACATTTTCAACAGGCATAGATTCCAAATGCTTCCAG TTCAGGAAGGATGATACGCCAGCAGAGGATGACGTTCCATATGGCTATGGCTTCTTCCATTTTGTTTTTGCCACAGGAGCAATGTACTTTGCTATGCTATTGATTGGATGGAATAGCCATCATTCTATGAGAAA GTGGACAATTGATGTGGGCTGGACCAGCACATGGGTCAGAATTATAAATGAGTGGTTGGCAGTGTGTGTTTATC TGTGGATACTGGTGGCTCCAATCTTATGGAAGAATAGACATGCTGGTTCTACCTGA